Proteins from one Vibrio coralliirubri genomic window:
- a CDS encoding aldose 1-epimerase: protein MFKIINEKFGNIDSVTLINHQHGMELQILNGFGAVINKYIVNNSPFSFICGYQNYDELINQHPFFSRSAKLFPFPNRLNLGRYSFDDQNHQLPANFPWSDHAVHGLLYNQPFSITNSLVTEESASVTLQYQTSSLHPAFPFAFSLDVTFAIDVTGKLTSSTTVSNLGDSAFPFGDAWHPYFSLGTELAQCELAMSPCSEVIHENDLPNGEKRAFDRLSLSDSLTIQSLNHCFEFDSKTANQLTFTRSDLSAAIHYQQDASYPFVQLYTPTSEQSIAIEPMTCPADAFNNQIGLLTLAPNQSQTFIWQCQATYQPK, encoded by the coding sequence ATGTTTAAAATTATAAATGAAAAATTTGGAAATATTGACTCAGTCACATTAATAAACCACCAACATGGTATGGAACTTCAAATACTCAATGGATTTGGCGCTGTTATAAATAAATATATTGTCAACAACAGTCCATTCTCTTTTATTTGTGGTTATCAGAATTATGATGAACTGATCAACCAACATCCGTTCTTTTCCCGCAGTGCTAAATTATTCCCTTTTCCAAACCGTTTAAACTTAGGTCGTTACAGTTTCGATGACCAAAACCATCAACTCCCAGCTAACTTTCCTTGGTCTGATCACGCCGTACATGGCTTGCTCTACAACCAACCGTTTTCAATCACAAACAGCCTAGTCACTGAAGAATCCGCGAGTGTGACGTTGCAGTATCAAACATCGTCTTTGCACCCTGCTTTCCCGTTTGCTTTCAGCCTTGATGTCACCTTCGCGATCGACGTTACGGGCAAGCTTACCTCTTCAACAACCGTCTCTAACCTTGGTGATTCAGCCTTCCCATTCGGTGATGCTTGGCACCCTTACTTTTCACTCGGTACGGAACTGGCACAATGCGAACTCGCTATGTCGCCTTGCTCTGAGGTCATACACGAAAACGACCTACCCAATGGGGAAAAGCGCGCTTTTGACCGTTTATCTTTGAGTGATTCACTCACCATTCAAAGCTTGAATCACTGCTTCGAATTTGATTCCAAGACAGCCAATCAACTTACGTTTACACGCTCAGATTTGTCTGCCGCTATTCACTATCAACAAGATGCGAGCTACCCATTCGTTCAGCTATACACGCCCACGAGTGAGCAAAGTATTGCAATAGAACCAATGACTTGCCCTGCTGATGCATTCAATAACCAGATTGGCTTATTAACGCTTGCCCCGAACCAATCTCAAACCTTTATTTGGCAATGCCAAGCAACCTATCAACCCAAATAA
- a CDS encoding GH36-type glycosyl hydrolase domain-containing protein has protein sequence MMKFGYFDDKNKEYVATTPCTPIKWCNYVGTLDFGGIVDSNGGVLLCKGDPALNRITKYIAQLPNSDFKGSTLYLKVRDEAGNVEVFSPFYTPTLKPLDKFENHTGLSYTTIIAEAFGVRCEATFFVPKADQVLLQDIKVTNISDKALHVDVVPVYEFTHFDALKQLLNADWVPQTMTLKAHQQESGHTVLEQYAFMKRDYAVNLMTADRPATSFDGDRQSFLGQFGYGTWAAPQALENDELGNTECLRGDNIGALNLRLGWLSPEQTERTVVQIAQEQSLEVALPLLAKYRDHQVVDSAFAELAEHWDSYLQAVQVETPDPAMNSMLNVHNPRQCHTTKNWSRYLSLYQLGYGARGIGFRDSSQDTLGVITHMPEEAREFIERLLSVQNTNGSAMHQFFPSTMEANAGDSREEEDRPDYYGDDHLWIIYAVTQYVKETGNADFLNKAIPFYPKDKAGNPVETGTVWEHLCRAIEFTYTNTGEHGLPLLGFADWNDTVNLPTGAESMMVANMYGKALLDMLDLCELRGEAQLTAKFKDQYQQMQSTVNECGWDGEWFVRYFDEQGLPIGSHKNEQGQIYTNGQSWPVISGFATQERATQALDSVYNKLNTTNGIKLSTPGYNGFDPQLGGVSTYPPGAKENGGIFLHSNPWVMIAEAKMGNGERAYEYYRQINPASKNDDIDTFESEPYCYPQNILGDEHKQFGLGRNAWLSGTSSWTYVAGTQWILGVRPEVDGLLVDPCIPAEWPEFKVRRQFRGATYHIHVTNPNNVCKGVIEMKVNGDLISGNKAPVFTSGEHIIEVVLG, from the coding sequence ATGATGAAATTCGGATATTTTGACGATAAAAACAAAGAATACGTAGCAACCACACCGTGCACACCGATCAAATGGTGTAATTATGTCGGCACATTAGATTTCGGCGGTATTGTCGATAGCAACGGTGGCGTACTGTTGTGTAAGGGCGATCCTGCACTCAACCGTATCACTAAGTACATTGCACAACTGCCAAACTCAGACTTTAAAGGTTCGACCCTTTATCTAAAAGTACGTGATGAAGCGGGCAACGTAGAAGTGTTCTCACCGTTTTACACACCAACCTTGAAGCCGCTGGATAAGTTTGAAAACCACACCGGTTTGTCTTACACCACCATCATTGCAGAAGCATTTGGCGTGCGTTGTGAAGCGACCTTCTTCGTGCCAAAAGCTGACCAAGTACTGCTACAAGACATCAAAGTCACCAACATTTCAGACAAAGCGCTGCACGTTGATGTGGTGCCTGTATACGAATTTACACACTTCGATGCGCTTAAGCAGTTACTGAATGCTGACTGGGTGCCACAAACCATGACACTTAAAGCGCATCAGCAAGAATCGGGTCATACCGTGCTTGAGCAGTATGCTTTCATGAAGCGTGACTACGCGGTAAACCTAATGACAGCGGATCGCCCTGCGACGTCTTTTGATGGTGATCGCCAATCATTCCTTGGTCAGTTTGGTTACGGCACATGGGCAGCCCCACAAGCGTTAGAAAACGACGAGCTTGGAAACACCGAGTGTTTGCGTGGCGACAACATTGGTGCACTGAATCTGCGCTTAGGTTGGTTATCTCCAGAGCAGACAGAACGTACAGTGGTACAAATCGCACAAGAACAGAGTCTAGAAGTAGCATTGCCTCTATTGGCTAAATACCGTGACCATCAAGTGGTCGATTCGGCTTTCGCTGAACTGGCTGAGCATTGGGACTCTTACCTACAAGCAGTTCAGGTTGAAACGCCAGATCCGGCAATGAACTCAATGCTTAACGTACACAACCCACGTCAATGCCACACAACCAAAAACTGGTCTCGTTACCTGTCTCTGTATCAGCTTGGTTATGGAGCACGCGGTATCGGTTTCCGTGACTCTTCGCAAGATACATTGGGCGTTATTACACATATGCCTGAGGAAGCGCGCGAATTTATCGAGCGTCTGCTTTCAGTTCAGAACACTAACGGTTCAGCGATGCACCAGTTCTTCCCATCAACGATGGAAGCGAACGCCGGTGATTCTCGTGAAGAAGAAGATCGCCCTGATTACTACGGTGATGATCACCTGTGGATCATCTACGCGGTCACTCAATACGTGAAAGAAACGGGCAATGCAGACTTCTTGAATAAAGCGATCCCGTTCTATCCAAAAGACAAAGCAGGTAACCCAGTCGAAACGGGAACGGTTTGGGAGCACCTGTGTCGCGCGATTGAATTTACGTACACCAATACCGGCGAGCACGGCCTACCACTGCTAGGTTTTGCTGACTGGAATGACACTGTGAACCTGCCAACGGGTGCTGAGTCGATGATGGTGGCGAACATGTATGGCAAAGCATTGCTCGACATGTTGGACTTGTGTGAGCTACGTGGCGAAGCGCAACTGACGGCTAAGTTTAAAGATCAGTACCAACAGATGCAGAGCACGGTGAATGAGTGTGGTTGGGATGGCGAATGGTTTGTTCGTTATTTTGATGAGCAAGGCTTACCAATAGGTTCTCATAAAAATGAGCAAGGTCAGATCTACACCAACGGTCAAAGCTGGCCTGTGATCTCTGGTTTCGCGACTCAAGAGCGTGCTACTCAGGCGCTAGACTCGGTTTACAACAAACTGAACACTACCAATGGCATTAAGCTTTCAACACCGGGCTACAATGGTTTTGATCCACAGCTAGGTGGCGTATCAACATACCCACCGGGTGCTAAAGAGAACGGCGGCATCTTCCTGCATTCAAACCCGTGGGTGATGATCGCCGAAGCTAAAATGGGCAACGGTGAACGTGCTTACGAGTACTACCGTCAAATTAACCCGGCTTCTAAGAACGACGACATCGATACCTTTGAGTCTGAGCCATACTGCTACCCACAAAATATCTTGGGTGACGAACATAAACAGTTCGGCTTAGGTCGTAATGCATGGCTTTCTGGTACTTCATCTTGGACATATGTAGCGGGTACGCAATGGATTCTGGGTGTTAGACCTGAAGTGGATGGTTTGCTGGTGGACCCATGTATTCCGGCGGAGTGGCCTGAATTTAAAGTCCGTCGTCAGTTCCGTGGTGCGACATACCATATTCATGTCACTAACCCGAATAACGTGTGTAAGGGCGTGATTGAGATGAAGGTCAATGGTGACCTGATTTCAGGCAACAAAGCACCGGTATTTACCTCTGGTGAGCACATCATCGAGGTGGTTTTAGGTTAA
- a CDS encoding ABC transporter ATP-binding protein, giving the protein MAKVEFKNIKKSFGDVEVVKEFDFTVEDGEFVVFLGPSGCGKSTTLRMLAGLESISSGDIVVGGKLMNKVDAKDRDLAMVFQSYALYPHMTVYENIAFALKLKGMPKAEIDVEVLKAAKMLELDPLLSRKPKELSGGQRQRVAMGRAMVRTPKVFLFDEPLSNLDAKLRGVMREEIKHLHRELKTTTIYVTHDQIEAMTLADRIVILKDGYVAQVGTPTEVFQRPANKFVAQFIGNPSMNMLEAKLIEKEGEYFVELGDVHIPLPDRFKSLASKNLALHFGVRPTDIHLRAEQVDHDRVLPFPVKIKDKELLGASILLKTEIGGQPLMVETQAAEVDVKELTLYLDLDAFHLFDALSENSLAS; this is encoded by the coding sequence ATGGCTAAAGTAGAATTTAAGAACATCAAAAAATCATTCGGTGATGTTGAAGTTGTAAAAGAGTTTGATTTTACGGTTGAAGACGGTGAGTTCGTGGTTTTTCTTGGCCCATCTGGCTGTGGTAAATCGACTACGCTACGTATGCTTGCTGGCCTTGAAAGCATCAGCTCTGGCGACATTGTGGTTGGCGGTAAATTGATGAATAAAGTCGATGCGAAAGACCGTGACTTGGCGATGGTATTCCAAAGCTACGCTCTGTACCCACACATGACCGTTTACGAGAACATCGCGTTTGCCTTGAAACTGAAAGGCATGCCGAAAGCTGAAATCGATGTAGAAGTTTTAAAAGCGGCGAAAATGCTAGAGCTTGATCCACTACTTAGTCGTAAGCCGAAAGAGCTTTCTGGTGGTCAGCGTCAGCGTGTAGCAATGGGCCGTGCGATGGTTCGTACACCTAAAGTGTTCTTGTTTGATGAGCCGCTATCTAACCTCGATGCCAAACTGCGTGGCGTGATGCGTGAAGAGATCAAACACCTACACCGCGAGCTTAAAACCACCACGATCTACGTAACTCACGATCAAATCGAAGCGATGACACTAGCGGATCGTATTGTGATCTTGAAAGACGGCTATGTGGCTCAAGTGGGTACACCAACCGAAGTGTTCCAACGCCCTGCTAACAAGTTCGTCGCGCAATTCATTGGTAACCCATCAATGAACATGTTGGAAGCGAAGCTGATTGAAAAAGAAGGCGAATACTTCGTTGAACTTGGCGATGTTCATATCCCACTGCCAGATCGCTTTAAGTCTTTGGCGTCTAAAAACCTAGCGCTTCACTTTGGTGTTCGCCCAACAGATATCCACCTACGTGCCGAGCAAGTTGACCATGATCGCGTGTTGCCATTCCCTGTGAAAATCAAAGACAAGGAACTACTTGGCGCGAGCATTCTTCTGAAAACAGAAATTGGTGGTCAACCGCTGATGGTTGAAACCCAAGCCGCTGAAGTGGATGTGAAAGAGCTGACACTTTACTTGGATTTGGATGCCTTCCACCTATTCGATGCATTGAGTGAGAACTCGCTAGCGAGCTAG
- a CDS encoding GH1 family beta-glucosidase — MNKFQLPSDSKLRSKEFVFGVATSSYQIEGGVEEGGRTPSIWDTFCKKPGKVDNGDNGDVACDHYHLWKQDIEMIQGLGVDAYRLSIAWPRILPQDGVVNQQGLEFYGQIIDECHARGMKVYVTLYHWDLPQYLEDKGGWLNRETSYKFAEYAEVVSKYFGDTIDVYTTLNEPFVCAFLGYRWGEHAPGIKGEKEGYLASHHLMLAHGLAMPILRKNAPHAKHGVVFNATPAYPLTPQDQGAADYCEAENYHWFIDPVLKGEYPQPVVERQAMNMPMILEGDLDIISAPVDYIGINYYTRNVARFNENGDIESVKQTDAEHTYIGWEINPQGLTDLLVRLDARYENMPPIYITENGAAGNDERVNGQVMDDQRVRYFQGHIEAVHNAVEAGVKVDGYFAWSLMDNFEWAFGYCQRFGIVHVDYTTQERTLKQSAIAYRNMLLERAEENR; from the coding sequence ATGAATAAATTTCAACTTCCAAGTGATTCAAAGTTACGCAGTAAGGAATTTGTATTCGGTGTCGCGACATCTTCATACCAAATTGAAGGCGGCGTTGAAGAGGGCGGTCGCACACCGTCTATCTGGGACACTTTCTGTAAGAAGCCGGGCAAGGTCGACAATGGGGACAATGGTGATGTGGCGTGTGATCACTACCACCTATGGAAACAAGATATCGAGATGATTCAAGGCTTAGGCGTGGATGCTTACCGTCTCTCTATTGCATGGCCGCGTATCTTGCCGCAAGACGGTGTGGTGAATCAGCAAGGCCTTGAGTTCTACGGTCAGATCATCGATGAGTGCCATGCTCGTGGTATGAAAGTGTATGTGACTTTGTACCACTGGGATCTACCACAATACCTTGAAGACAAGGGCGGCTGGTTAAACCGAGAAACGTCTTACAAATTCGCAGAATATGCAGAAGTGGTGAGCAAATACTTTGGCGATACCATCGACGTATATACCACACTCAATGAACCGTTTGTGTGTGCGTTCCTAGGTTACCGCTGGGGCGAACATGCGCCGGGTATCAAGGGTGAGAAAGAGGGCTACTTAGCATCTCACCACCTAATGTTGGCTCACGGTTTGGCAATGCCAATCCTTCGCAAGAATGCACCTCACGCTAAGCATGGCGTGGTATTCAACGCGACGCCGGCTTACCCGCTGACGCCACAAGATCAAGGTGCGGCAGATTACTGCGAAGCGGAAAACTACCACTGGTTCATCGACCCAGTATTAAAAGGTGAGTACCCACAGCCGGTGGTTGAACGTCAAGCGATGAACATGCCAATGATCCTTGAAGGTGATTTAGACATTATCAGCGCACCGGTCGATTACATCGGTATCAACTACTACACACGTAATGTTGCTCGCTTTAACGAGAATGGCGACATTGAATCAGTCAAGCAAACCGATGCTGAACACACTTACATTGGCTGGGAAATCAACCCACAAGGTCTAACCGATTTATTGGTCAGACTGGATGCTCGCTACGAAAATATGCCGCCTATCTACATCACAGAGAACGGTGCTGCAGGTAACGACGAGCGTGTTAACGGACAAGTGATGGATGACCAACGAGTTCGCTACTTCCAAGGCCACATCGAAGCGGTTCACAACGCAGTTGAAGCGGGCGTGAAAGTCGATGGTTACTTCGCTTGGAGCCTGATGGATAACTTTGAGTGGGCATTCGGCTACTGCCAGCGTTTTGGCATCGTCCACGTTGATTACACCACCCAAGAAAGAACATTGAAACAGAGCGCAATTGCGTACAGAAATATGCTTCTAGAGCGCGCTGAGGAGAACAGATAA
- a CDS encoding carbohydrate ABC transporter permease: MPSERTMYIMTKILMVMLGILLVVSAIITVFPFVWSALLSTRDRSEIFGSGISFAIGDSLAINYAKLLEIMPFWKAMFNSIYVAFLGTTISLLFCSMGGYAFAVFKFRGKNVLFGMLVGSMAIPPVLSLIPYFMIVKFLGLLDNHMAVWLPFTTTPFGIFLMRQHVIASIPKELLEAAKLDGAGEFRTYWSVVLPLMKPALATLAIVQFVFFWNMFMQPLVVLNNPDNYVITQALRSVQGIPNTPWGAVMLGTTISILPLVITYLFASKQMISGLTSGAVKG; encoded by the coding sequence ATGCCAAGCGAACGCACCATGTACATCATGACTAAGATCTTGATGGTCATGCTCGGCATATTACTGGTTGTTTCTGCAATCATTACGGTGTTCCCGTTTGTGTGGTCAGCTCTGCTTTCAACACGTGACCGTTCGGAAATCTTTGGTTCGGGCATTAGCTTTGCTATTGGCGATAGCTTGGCAATCAACTACGCAAAACTGCTGGAAATCATGCCGTTTTGGAAAGCGATGTTTAACTCGATTTACGTGGCGTTCTTAGGCACCACCATCTCTCTGCTGTTCTGTAGCATGGGTGGTTACGCATTTGCTGTGTTTAAGTTCCGCGGTAAGAACGTGTTGTTCGGCATGCTGGTTGGCTCGATGGCTATTCCGCCTGTGCTTAGCTTGATCCCTTACTTCATGATCGTGAAATTCTTAGGCTTGCTGGATAACCACATGGCGGTATGGCTACCGTTCACCACCACACCATTTGGTATCTTTTTGATGCGTCAGCACGTGATTGCATCGATTCCTAAAGAGCTATTAGAAGCGGCGAAGCTAGATGGTGCAGGCGAGTTCAGAACGTACTGGAGCGTGGTACTGCCACTGATGAAACCAGCATTAGCAACGCTTGCGATTGTTCAGTTCGTCTTCTTCTGGAACATGTTTATGCAGCCTCTTGTAGTGCTCAACAACCCAGATAATTACGTGATTACGCAGGCACTACGAAGCGTTCAAGGTATTCCGAATACGCCATGGGGCGCGGTAATGCTAGGTACCACAATTTCAATTTTACCACTCGTTATTACTTACCTGTTCGCATCGAAACAGATGATCAGTGGTTTAACGTCCGGCGCAGTTAAAGGTTAG
- a CDS encoding carbohydrate ABC transporter permease: MNHTASTTIEPSEQSFFSRLNLKALTPYGFLLPFLIIFSVFGIFPLLFSVYLSFHEWNPVKGMDAMEFVGFENYHIALTDPWLWRSLKNTLWLAITSGVAQHLVAIPVAYMLVSMGDRMRHWLTSAYFLPFITSTVAASLIFFNMYSPNSGIINQTLMALADSTLFGWAFAWVNDFQPIRWLDDATMVKPSIAIMVFWKYTGFNIVLYTTGLMTIPKDILEAARMDGANAFRRFWNISLPMIRPFIFFAITMTIIGNLQMFEEPFVLTRGTGGTGQSGLTISMYLYKVGWEWLEMGTASAISWLLFALIATCTLVQFLFFGKKGLGEH, from the coding sequence ATGAATCATACAGCGAGCACAACGATAGAACCTTCGGAGCAAAGCTTTTTTTCTCGTCTGAATTTGAAAGCGCTTACACCGTATGGATTTCTTCTGCCGTTTCTGATCATTTTTTCTGTATTTGGGATCTTCCCGCTGTTGTTCTCTGTTTATCTTTCGTTCCATGAATGGAACCCTGTGAAGGGCATGGATGCGATGGAGTTTGTGGGTTTTGAGAACTATCACATTGCTTTAACTGACCCATGGTTATGGCGCTCATTAAAGAACACATTGTGGCTAGCAATTACGTCAGGTGTGGCTCAGCATTTAGTTGCTATTCCAGTGGCTTACATGTTGGTTTCAATGGGTGACCGTATGCGTCACTGGCTAACATCGGCGTACTTTCTACCGTTCATCACATCAACGGTCGCAGCGTCACTGATTTTCTTCAACATGTACTCTCCTAACTCAGGGATTATTAACCAAACGCTGATGGCTCTGGCCGATAGCACGCTGTTTGGTTGGGCATTTGCTTGGGTTAACGACTTTCAACCAATCCGCTGGCTAGATGACGCAACTATGGTGAAGCCGTCTATCGCCATCATGGTTTTCTGGAAATACACCGGTTTTAACATCGTCCTTTACACCACAGGTTTAATGACGATTCCTAAAGACATTTTAGAAGCTGCTCGTATGGATGGTGCCAATGCCTTCCGCCGCTTCTGGAACATCTCACTACCAATGATTCGTCCATTCATCTTCTTTGCAATCACCATGACCATCATCGGTAACCTGCAAATGTTTGAAGAACCGTTCGTCTTAACGCGTGGCACCGGTGGTACAGGTCAATCTGGTTTAACTATCTCTATGTACCTCTACAAAGTGGGTTGGGAATGGCTAGAAATGGGCACAGCATCAGCGATTTCATGGCTTCTGTTTGCACTCATTGCAACGTGTACCTTGGTTCAATTTTTATTCTTCGGTAAGAAAGGCTTAGGGGAACATTAA
- a CDS encoding ABC transporter substrate-binding protein, whose product MKFKTLALSCAVALGLGTTAVNAADKEIRFDGFPDFDSSLKVLLPDFEKKTGIKVDYLMNNHGDHHTKLTTNLATGSGAGDVIVVDVEKIGPFVGSGGLVNLSENYGADKYEERFAPYAWAQGKGADGDMYGIPVDLGPGVMYYRTDVFEKAGIDVEEAIKDWDSYIAAGEKLKEQNVQLIASAADVAQAIIFTTVPEGEGLYFDKDGNPVVTSERFVHAFEVAKEIRDKGLDGRILAWSNEWYEGFRNGTFATQLSGAWLLGHLNNWIAPETKGKWAVENLPDGIYGSWGGSFLSIPTQSDNPDEAWALIEYMTTDREVQLKHFETIAAFPANTTTYDDELFQEEMEFLGGQKARLLFAEVAQNIKPVSPAQGDHVARSIILENALMEVLDEGKDIETALKEAERLIKRRTRNL is encoded by the coding sequence ATGAAATTTAAGACCTTGGCGCTTTCATGCGCGGTTGCTTTAGGATTAGGTACAACAGCTGTGAATGCGGCTGATAAAGAGATTCGTTTCGACGGCTTCCCTGATTTCGATAGCAGCTTGAAGGTGTTACTGCCTGATTTCGAGAAGAAGACAGGGATTAAAGTTGATTACCTTATGAATAACCACGGTGACCACCACACGAAACTAACGACTAACCTAGCTACGGGTTCTGGTGCAGGTGATGTGATTGTTGTCGACGTTGAGAAAATTGGTCCATTCGTTGGCTCTGGCGGCCTAGTTAACCTGTCTGAAAACTACGGTGCAGATAAATACGAAGAACGATTCGCACCTTACGCATGGGCACAAGGCAAAGGCGCTGACGGCGACATGTACGGCATTCCTGTCGACCTAGGTCCAGGTGTTATGTACTACCGCACCGACGTATTCGAAAAAGCGGGCATTGATGTAGAAGAAGCAATCAAAGATTGGGATTCATACATTGCTGCTGGTGAAAAACTAAAAGAGCAAAACGTACAACTTATTGCTTCAGCAGCCGATGTGGCACAAGCGATCATCTTCACGACTGTTCCTGAAGGTGAAGGCCTTTACTTTGATAAAGATGGTAACCCTGTTGTGACATCAGAGCGTTTTGTTCACGCTTTTGAAGTAGCAAAAGAGATTCGCGACAAAGGCTTAGACGGCCGCATCCTAGCTTGGTCTAACGAATGGTACGAGGGCTTCCGCAACGGCACATTTGCAACTCAACTTTCTGGTGCTTGGCTTCTTGGTCACCTAAACAACTGGATTGCACCTGAAACTAAAGGCAAATGGGCAGTAGAAAACCTACCTGATGGTATCTACGGTAGCTGGGGTGGTTCATTCCTTTCAATTCCAACTCAATCAGATAACCCAGATGAAGCTTGGGCGCTTATTGAATACATGACGACTGACCGTGAAGTACAGCTTAAGCACTTCGAAACGATTGCTGCTTTCCCTGCGAATACAACAACGTATGACGATGAGCTGTTCCAAGAAGAGATGGAATTCCTAGGCGGACAGAAAGCACGTCTTCTTTTTGCTGAAGTTGCACAAAACATCAAGCCAGTGTCTCCAGCACAAGGCGACCACGTTGCACGTTCTATCATCTTAGAGAACGCATTGATGGAAGTACTTGATGAAGGTAAAGACATCGAGACAGCGCTTAAAGAGGCAGAGCGTCTAATCAAGCGTCGCACGCGTAATCTTTAA
- a CDS encoding LacI family DNA-binding transcriptional regulator: protein MATIKHVSEHAGVSQATVSRVINGTSRVSHDKKLKVEKAIKELGYRPNSIAQALASSRTGSVGVVVPELGGSFYSGILHCIEENLRRFGYHAVVTAGSNTEQGQRESVEFLLGRRVDALILHTQLLSDDYLIELEEQGTPVVLINRFIPEMAMSCIDIDNEVGGLLATQYLLQKGHTDIACITGPLDKADARGRLQGYRKALEQAGVPYDEALVSEAGFTEETGISAMKKLMNRKCHFTAVFASNDHMAFGAFEVLHQEGLSVPKDVSLVGFDNTIFARYLTPSLTTINFPIEEMSVEAVQLTLQKLKKIKHDVNFKLLPTLVTRNSVSDLPVTL, encoded by the coding sequence GTGGCGACAATTAAACACGTATCAGAACATGCAGGTGTGTCTCAGGCGACAGTGTCTAGGGTTATTAATGGCACTAGCAGAGTGAGTCATGACAAGAAGTTAAAGGTTGAAAAAGCGATCAAAGAATTGGGTTATCGCCCAAACTCTATCGCTCAAGCTTTGGCTTCAAGTCGTACCGGAAGTGTTGGTGTGGTTGTTCCAGAACTGGGCGGTTCTTTCTATTCAGGCATCTTGCATTGCATAGAAGAAAACCTACGCCGCTTTGGTTACCACGCTGTTGTTACAGCGGGTTCGAACACCGAACAAGGGCAGCGAGAGTCTGTGGAGTTTCTGTTGGGGCGTCGTGTTGATGCTTTGATTCTTCACACTCAACTGCTCAGTGATGACTATTTAATTGAATTGGAAGAACAGGGGACCCCTGTGGTTTTAATTAACCGCTTCATCCCAGAAATGGCGATGAGTTGCATTGATATTGATAACGAAGTCGGGGGGCTACTCGCTACTCAATATCTTTTGCAAAAGGGACATACAGATATCGCGTGTATTACCGGGCCTTTAGACAAAGCAGATGCTAGGGGGCGTTTGCAGGGGTATCGAAAGGCCTTGGAACAAGCGGGTGTGCCATACGATGAAGCCTTAGTTTCGGAAGCGGGCTTTACTGAAGAGACGGGCATCAGCGCTATGAAGAAGTTGATGAATCGTAAGTGTCATTTCACAGCAGTATTTGCTTCGAATGATCACATGGCATTTGGTGCCTTTGAGGTGCTGCATCAAGAGGGACTGTCAGTTCCGAAAGATGTATCACTGGTGGGCTTCGATAACACCATCTTCGCGCGTTATCTGACCCCTAGTTTGACCACCATTAATTTCCCTATTGAAGAGATGAGCGTTGAAGCAGTACAGCTCACTCTACAGAAGCTAAAAAAAATCAAACATGACGTGAACTTTAAATTGCTGCCGACGTTGGTCACTAGAAACTCGGTATCGGATTTACCAGTTACCCTATAA